GCTTGCATTACGTGCAGCTCATCATAGTGGTGTAGCAACTGTTGTTCAAACAATTGCTGTTCTAGGAATGTTTACCGCCTTGATTGGAATGAGTATGGCTAGTTCGCGGTTGATTTACTCATTTGGTCGTGATGGAATGCTGCCAAAATGGCTTGGAAAACTTGATAAACATAATCGACCAAACCGTGCACTTTGGACACTTACAATTGGTGTTGTTTTGATCGGTGCTTTCTTCCCATTCGCCTTTCTTTCCCAATTGGTCTCAGCTGGTACGTTGATCGCCTTTATGTTTGTTTCACTTGGTATTTATGCATTACGTCGTCGTGAAGGAAAAGATATTCCAAATCCTTCATTTAAGATGCCATTCTATCCAGTATTACCAGCTCTTGGTTTTCTTGCTTCATTACTTGTGTTTATGGGATTAGATTACCAGGCAAAACTTTACGCTGGTATCTGGTTTGTCTTTGGCTTAATTATTTACTTTGCTTATGGAATGCGTCACTCGTCAATGGCAAAGAAAGAAGATGAACAAAATGTTAAAAACGAAACTGAAGCAGGAGAAAACAAATAGATGTTATCACCAGATGAAATTCGTTACTCAATCAAGGTCATGCGGCAAACATTTCCCGAAGCAGGAACAACTTTGATTGCTGACACAAACTACCACTTTCTTTTGGCTACAATCTTGAGTGCACAGTCAACAGATCAATCTGTCAATGAAGTAACGCCAGCACTATTCGCTCGTTTTCCGTTGCCAGCAGATTTAGCAGGGATTGAACCCGCAGAAGTTGAGCCTTATATCAAAAGATTAGGGCTTTATCGAAATAAAGCTAAATTCTTAGTCAAAACTTCTCAACAAATTGTTACTGACTTTAACGGGGAGGTTCCCCACACCCTCAAAGAATTAATGACCTTATCTGGAGTCGGAAGGAAAGTTGCTGATGTGGTCCTCGCAGAATGCTTTAATATTCCTGCTTTTCCAGTTGATACCCATGTTAGTCGGGTTGCCCGCCGTCTCAGAATAGTTGAGCCCAAAGCATCCGTTCTTGCAATTGAAAAGAAATTAATGAAAACTATTCCCCCTGAACACTGGTTAGATGCTCATCATAGTATGATTTTTTGGGGTAGGTATGTCTGTACGGCAAGAAATCCTAAATGTCAGACTTGCCCGCTATTATCACTCTGCGTAACAGGACAAAATAATGTAATTTAAATGAGAGAAATAGAAAGAACCCAATATATTGGAAATGGCTTTAGTGCTTATGGTGGTGAATTAAAAGTCTTATTAACCTACCAAGATGACAAGATTCAAGATTTACAAGTAATCAAACACCACGAATCTGAAATGGGCAAATGGGCTTTAGATGAACTTCCCGGCAAAATTATTGCAGCTAATAGTGCAGACGTTGATGGTATTACTGGAGCCAGTGCAACAAGTCGTGCGATTAAAGAAGCAACCAAGGATGCATTGCAACAGGCACAACAAAATTAAATGACAAAAGAAGTAAAGCGTATAATCTTTGTAGTTCTTTTTTGTGAGTTTTTGATTTGTCTCGGAATGAGTCTTATCTTCCCAGTTGAACCATTCATTAAAAATGAATACCACTTTACTGCCTTTGACATGGGAGTGATGTCTTCCCTATTTGCGTTTGTGCAATTTATTGCTTCACCCATTGTTGGTCGGATTTCAGACAAAGTTGGACGAAAACCAATGTTAGTATGGGGATTGCTAATATTTGCGATTGCTGAATTTGTTTTTGCCTTAGCACAGCATTTATGGTTATTTGACTTATCGCGGGCGGTAGATGGATTATCAGCAGCTATGTTTGTGCCAACATCAATGGCATTAGCGGCAGACATTACTAGTGAAAAAGACCGCGCCAAAGTTATTGGGTGGTTGTCAGCAGCTTTTAGTGGGGGATTAATTTTAGGACCAGGTCTTGGTGGGATGTTAGCGCATGTAAACTATAAATTCCCATTTTGGGTTGCTGGTATTCTAGGCTTGATTAGTACGGTTGTTGCTTGGCGCTTTTTACCTCATGATGAGGATGAACTATTTAAGAGTGAAACTAAAAATCCTGAAAATGAACTATTGACTGGTGGTTGGAATCAGTTGAAACAAATTATGACCCCAATACTAATCACGCTCTTTGGAATGATCTTTGTAGCTTCATTTGGGTTAGCAGGTTTTGAAAGTATTTATAGTTTGTATGTCAATGAAGTTCATAATTTTGACTTAAACGCAATTGCGCTTGTTTTAACTCTCAATGGGATTATTTCGCTTATTTTGCAAGTCTTTTTCTTTGATCGGCTAGTTCGCTGGCTGGGAGAAGTTCGCCTAATGCGATATAGCTTTTTCCTTAGTTTAGTTGGAACGATCATGGTAATTTATGATCACAATCATTGGCATATCATTATTGCAACCTTGTTTGTTTTTGAAGCATTCGATATGTTACGCCCAACAATTACTACATTATTAACTAAGATGAGCAAGACAAACCAAGGATTATTAAACGGGGTAAATATGTCATTAACGAGTGTGGGAAATGTTATTGGGCCTCTTATTAGTGGCTATTTATTAGATGTCAATTATCAATACCCATATTGGTTCGTATCGATATTCCTAATTATTTCCTGGGTAATAACACTTGTTTTAGGACGGGAAAGAAAAGCAGCTGCTAACGATTAAATGACACGAAAAGTTGGAGTTATCGGAATGGGTAATGTGGGGTCAACAGTTGCCCACTATATTGTGGCAATGGGTTTTGCAGATGACCTAGTTCTGATCGACAAAAACGAAGCAAAGGTTAAGGCAGATGCACTTGATTTTGCAGATGCGATGGCTAATTTGCCTTTCCATACCAATATTACTGTTAATGATTATAGTGCGTTGAAGGATGCGGATGTAATTGTATCCGCGTTAGGAAATATCAAACTTCAAGATAATCCTAATGCTGATCGTTTTGCGGAACTTCCATTTACCCGCCAAGAAGTAAAAGAGGTTGCACAAAGGATTAAGGAAAGTGGCTTTAACGGTAAGATTGTGGCTATTACTAACCCGGTTGATGTTATTACCTCGCTCTACCAAAAAATAACTGGTCTTCCGAAGAACCATGTATTAGGAACAGGGACCCTGCTTGACTCTGCACGAATGAAGCGAGCAGTAGCTGAACGGCTTAATTTAGATCCGCGTTCTGTAGATGGTTATAATCTTGGAGAGCATGGTAATTCACAATTTACAGCATGGTCCACTGTTCGCGTTCTTGGCCGTCCTTTAACTGAATTAGCAGATAAGCGTGGATTAGACTTAGAAGAGCTTGATAAGGAAGCTAAGATGGGTGGCTGGACTGTCTTTCAAGGGAAAAAGTATACTAATTATGGGGTTGCAACGGCAGCTGTTAAGCTTGTCAATGCAATTTTATCCGATTCATTAACTGAATTACCGGTATCGAACTTCCGTGAAGAATACGGAGTCTACTTGTCTTACCCAGCGGTTGTTGGTCGTGATGGAGTTGTAGAGCAAGCACAACTTGACTTGACAGAAGAAGAACTGCAAAAGCTACAAACATCAGCCGATTTCATTAAGGAAAAATATCAAGAAAGTTTGCAAGCAAAAGATTAAATGAAGAGAAAGAAAAGAAGAAATATCATTATTTGGTCAGTAGTTGCACTTATCGTTGTTATTGCCGGATACTTTAGTTTTATCCGTCCGCAACAACAAGCAAAACGGACTGTTACTGTCGGGATTATGGCTGGTTCAAAACAAGATGATGAAATTTGGAATTCAGTAAGCAAAACCGCTAAAGATAAGTACAATGTTACTTTAAAATTCAAACGATTCACTGATTACAACCAACCAAACAAGGCTTTGGAAAATGGCGATGTTGACTTAAACGCCTTCCAACACAAGTTATTCTTACAAACTTGGAATAAAGCCCATAAAACTGATCTTGTTTCTTTAGGCGATACATTTATTACTCCAATCCGGTTATACTCCAAGCAATACAAGAGTGTAAAGGAAATTCCTAATGGTGGAACGATCGCAGTACCAAATGATGCTTCAAACGAATCACGGGCATTATTCGCATTAAAGAATGCTGGTTTGATTGACCTAAAGAAGGGCACAAAGCTCGCAACCGTAAGTTCAATTTCTAAGAACCCACGCGATCTTAAGATTAAAGAATTAGCCGCTGATCAAACAGCACGGTCGTTAGATAACGTTGATGCTGCAGTTGTTAATACTAACTATGCACAAGCTGCTGGTCTTAATTACAAGAGTGCAATTTTCGTTGAACCAGTTAACAAGGATTCAAAACAATGGGTCAACATCATTGCTGTTAAAGACAGCGAAAAGAACAACAAGATTTACAAAGATGTTGTACGTGCTTACCAAACCGAAAAAACAAAACGAGAAATTAAGAAACTATACGGAACCGCAGAAATTCCTGCTTGGGACCTCAACTTCAATAAATAAATGGCGAACCCGATCATTGACTTAGATAACATTAGCGTAACTTTTAAGCAACGAAAACAGGTTGTTCACGCCGTTAAGGATGTTACTTTAAAAGTAGAAAAAGGCGATATTTATGGGATTGTTGGTTATTCTGGAGCTGGTAAATCAACATTAGTTCGAACCATTAACCTCCTCCAACTTCCCTCTGCTGGATCAGTAACAGTTAATGGTACTGTCTTTTTCAAAGACCACCAACAGCAAATTAGCAATAAAGAATTACAAGAAAAGCGGCGAAAAATTGGCATGATTTTTCAACACTTCAATTTACTAAATGAAACTTCAGTAATTGAAAATGTTCTTTTCGCTCTTAAACATACTGATTTAGACGATGACGCAAAAGAGAAGAAGGCACTTGAACTTTTAGACTTAGTTGGCTTAAAGGATAAAGCTGAATTCTACCCTGTTCAATTATCCGGTGGTGAACAACAACGAGTTTCCATTGCCCGGGCATTAGCTAACGATCCTGAAATTTTAATCTCTGACGAAGCTACTTCTGCCCTCGATCCCCAAAATACAAACCAGATTTTGGATCTTCTTAAACGGCTCAATGATAAATTGGATTTAACGATTGTCCTTATTACCCATGAAATGGACGCTGTTAAACGGGTAGCGAATAAGATTGCTGTCATGGAATATGGACAAATCATTGAGCGTGGTACCTTACAGAAAGTGTTCCTCCAACCACAACAAGACTTAACCCGGCAATTTGTGGGAGGATCCTTAGCCGCAGTCGATACCCTTAAAGCATTTGATCTTGGTCACCTTGATGATGATGAAGAGTTGCTGCAATTAGTCTACGATGCAAATAACGTGACTAAATCAATCATTATCGGGTTATATAAGAAGCTGCAAGTTGAAGCAAGTATGCTTTATGGAAACATTGAAGTCTTGGCTGGTTCACCAGTCGGTACCCTGTTTGTAGTTATCAAGGGCGATGCTGATAAGCGTCAACAAGCTATTGATTTCTTAAAAGAAAATGATGTTACTGTCACAAAGATTGATGATCGGAGGATTTGGAATGAATAAATGAATAATCTTATACCAAATGTAATTCAACTTGGCTGGGGTGGTGACAATGGTTGGGGTACTTCAATCGTCCAAACTATCTACATGACTTTCTGGCCTGCTATTTTCGGTGGAATTTTAGGATTAATCTTCGGAGTTGCGCTTGTGGTTACTGAGCCCGGTGGAATTTTAGAAAATCGAATTGTTTTTAGTATCGTTGATAAAGTCGTATCTGTTTTCCGGGCAATTCCATTTATCATTTTGTTGGCCTTCATTGCCCCCTTCACCCAATTGATTGTTGGAACACAGATTGGAACAACCGCCGCATTAGTGCCGCTTTCATTAGGTGTATTTGCTTTCTATGCTCGTCAAGTTCAAGTTGCGCTTGAAAGTGTTGACCACGGTAAAATTGAAGCTGCCCAAGCTATTGGGGCTACTAACTGGGATATCATTATTGACGTTTACCTCCGCGAAGCTCGTTCTGAACTTGTCCGTGTCTCCACCGTTACACTAATCAGTTTAGTTAGCCTTACTGCAATGGCTGGTGCAATTGGTGCTGGTGGTTTAGGTAATACCGCTATTTCATACGGTTACGACCGTTTTAACAACGACGTAACCCTTGTCGCCACGATTCTTGTTCTTTTATTTGTTTTAATCATTCAAGTAGTTGGCGATATTTTAGCCAAGAAGCTTAACCACCAAGATCGCTAAATGGAAGTCAGTGAAAAAGTCAAAGTACTGCAGGATTTAATAAAAATCCATTCTGTTAATGGAAATGAAGTTGAAGTAGCACGCTACTTACAAAAACTTTTAGCAAATCACGGAATCGATTCAAAAGTTGATGAATTTGGTGATCGCCGTGCAAACTTGATTGCGGAAATTGGGACTGGGGAAAGTAAAAAAATCCTTGGGCTCACTGGACACCAAGACACTGTGGCAGTACCTAATCCAGACCGCTGGCAACATGATCCCTTTGGCGGTGAAATTAGTGGTGATTATATTTTTGGTCGTGGAGCTGCTGACATGAAGAGCGGTCTGGCTGCCCAGGCTATTGTATTAATCGAATTAAAAGAAGCTGGGCAACTGCCATCAGGAACTGTTAGATTTATTGCTACCGCCGGAGAAGAACTTGGTACTCCTGGAGCTTATCGTTTACAAAAGCAAGGAGTTGCCGATGACCTTGACGCATTAGTAGTCGGCGAACCAACCGGTGGAAATGTTATTTTTGCTCACTCGGGGAGTATGAATTACCGCGTTACCAGTTATGGAAAATCTTGTCATAGTTCTCACCCGCAAAATGGTATTAATGCAATTGAAGGGCTGTTAAAGTTTATCGAAGAAGAAAAACACCTTTTTGATAACACCAAAGATGATCAATACCTTGGAAAAGTCCAACATAGTATTACAGTTATCGATGGTGGATCTCAAGTTAATACCATCCCCGACAGTGCTAGTTTGCAAGGAAATATCCGCCCTACGGCATCATTTAATAATGTTAAAGTCGCAGATCGATTAAATGATGCGCTTGAATATATTAACCACACAACTCCTTTCCAACTAGAGCTAAAAATTATTCAAGATTTTTATCCAATTGCGACAGAACCTAATAACGATTTTGTCCAAATTGCCCTCAATGCTGCCCAGCGAAACTATCCAAATGACATCAAGCTTGATATTATCAATGGTGCAACTGACGCAAGTGTATTTACATTAAATCGTCCCGACCTTCCAGTTGTAATTTTAGGATGTGACGATTGGAACGTTGCTCATCAAACTGATGAATATACAACTATTTCGAGTTACGTTGCTACAATTAAAGCTTATAAACAAATTATTCGTGACTTTTTTAAAGAGTAGGTGTTTACCATGATGTCATTATTAAGTAACGTAATCGCTGTTGTAAGTTTTTCCGCAATTTTAGTAGCTTCAATTATAAGTTTATTTGTGGGTGGTAAACACCAACACAGATTAAATTAAATGAAAGGCGAAAATACTTTATATCACAAACGGGCACGGGACATTTTAGGAAAACCATTCACCTTCATTGTTTCTCGTTACCTTGGCGTTAGTATTGCTATTGGGATAGTAACTGGTCTGGTGATCGGGGTTTTTCGCTGGATTATCGACCGGACCCTTACTTTACTGACAATTATTTATCCTTTTATGGGTAAACATCCTTGGCTATTAATTCCATATATATTAGGAACATTTATCGTTGCATGGTTAATCGGAAAAATCGTTAAGCCTTATGAAACAGATGTTGTTCGTTCTGGCGTTACCCAATTAAAAGCTGTTTTGTTAGGAAAGCATCGTATTCATTGGTGGCCAGTATTATAGATGGAGTATGGCGTTGCGGCCGGATTATCTGCGGCTTTTAGTGCACCTTTAGCAGGAACAATGTTTTTATTAGAAGAAATGATCCATAATTTTAATTCTCGAATTTGGATTCCTGCTTTAACTTCTTCAATCGTTTCTGCATTTATCACTTTTTTTATTCTTTGGTACTAATTGGCATACCGTTTTCAATTTGCAGCACTAAACCTAACTTGGTGGTACAGCAAAATCACATTTATTCCAAAAGAATTTCATAACATTATTCCACTATTATTAGTTATTCCTGTTGGATTATGGAACCCTTATATTCTTGGTGGTAGTCAAGATTTTATTAAATATGTCACTAATATGTCACTTTCAACGAATTGGAAAGCAATGGTCGCAATTTTATTAGTAACTGAAATGGTTGGTTCAGTTGAACAAATTTTGCCAATGACATTAATTACTTTAGTCGCCTATTATGTTAATCGTTTATTAGGTGGTCGCCCTTCACTTTATGATGCAATGTTAGAAGAAAATTGAGTGGTAGTAATTAAATTGGATCGTAATCAACGTTCAGTATACTTGCTGAATTACCATTTGGTAATGGTGGTTAAGTATCGTAGAAGAGTAATTAACGATGAAATATCTGAATATCTTAAACATCGTTTTGTGATTGTAGGTCAATCCTATGGAATTAATTTACAAAAATGGAATCATGATCAAGATCATGTACATGTTTTGTTTAGAGCAACTCCTCACACGGAGATGGCTAAATTCTTAAATGCTTACAAATCATCCAGCTCTAGAATAGTCAAAAAACAATTCCCAGAAATCAAGCAGTATCTTTGGAAATCCGCCTTTTGGACACAAAGCTATTGTTTAATTAGTACTGGTGGAGCACTGTTAGAAGTTGTAAAACGATATATTGAAAGTCAAGGGGAGAAAATAATGGTTCTAAAAGCCGTTAAAATGCGTATATATCCAAACTCTGCACAACGAGACCAACTTTGGCAAACCTTCGGTTGTGTTCGTTTTGTGTGGAATCAAATGCTTAATATGCAAATTGAACGGCGTAAAAATAATCCAGAGGCTAAATTTGTTAATGCCTTTGGTATGAACAATCTCTTGAAACAACTTAAAGTTGAATATCCTTGGCTTAAGCAAGCAGAATCAACTGCTTTGCAAAGTGCTAATCGCAATTTAGCCGATGCTTTTCAACGCTTTTTTAAAGGTCAAAATAAGTTCCCTCGGTTTAAATCAAGAAAATATTCGCAAAGCTACAATTCAAAGTACGTTAATGGCAACATTAGAATTCTAGATAGGCATCATATTAAGTTGCCAAAACTTGGTGTGGTGTATTTTAGAGCTGGACGTTTGCCGTTAGGCAAAATTAAGAACGTCACTGTTCGACTAAATGTTGCTGGTCAATATTACATTACCGTTTTAGTGGAGAGCGAAAACCAAACTCTCCCTAAAACAGGCAAATATATTGGTGGCGATTTAGGACTTAAGTCATTACTGAATCTCTCTGACGGCTATAA
The genomic region above belongs to Limosilactobacillus reuteri and contains:
- the nth gene encoding endonuclease III, which produces MLSPDEIRYSIKVMRQTFPEAGTTLIADTNYHFLLATILSAQSTDQSVNEVTPALFARFPLPADLAGIEPAEVEPYIKRLGLYRNKAKFLVKTSQQIVTDFNGEVPHTLKELMTLSGVGRKVADVVLAECFNIPAFPVDTHVSRVARRLRIVEPKASVLAIEKKLMKTIPPEHWLDAHHSMIFWGRYVCTARNPKCQTCPLLSLCVTGQNNVI
- a CDS encoding FMN-binding protein — protein: MREIERTQYIGNGFSAYGGELKVLLTYQDDKIQDLQVIKHHESEMGKWALDELPGKIIAANSADVDGITGASATSRAIKEATKDALQQAQQN
- a CDS encoding MFS transporter — translated: MTKEVKRIIFVVLFCEFLICLGMSLIFPVEPFIKNEYHFTAFDMGVMSSLFAFVQFIASPIVGRISDKVGRKPMLVWGLLIFAIAEFVFALAQHLWLFDLSRAVDGLSAAMFVPTSMALAADITSEKDRAKVIGWLSAAFSGGLILGPGLGGMLAHVNYKFPFWVAGILGLISTVVAWRFLPHDEDELFKSETKNPENELLTGGWNQLKQIMTPILITLFGMIFVASFGLAGFESIYSLYVNEVHNFDLNAIALVLTLNGIISLILQVFFFDRLVRWLGEVRLMRYSFFLSLVGTIMVIYDHNHWHIIIATLFVFEAFDMLRPTITTLLTKMSKTNQGLLNGVNMSLTSVGNVIGPLISGYLLDVNYQYPYWFVSIFLIISWVITLVLGRERKAAAND
- a CDS encoding L-lactate dehydrogenase translates to MTRKVGVIGMGNVGSTVAHYIVAMGFADDLVLIDKNEAKVKADALDFADAMANLPFHTNITVNDYSALKDADVIVSALGNIKLQDNPNADRFAELPFTRQEVKEVAQRIKESGFNGKIVAITNPVDVITSLYQKITGLPKNHVLGTGTLLDSARMKRAVAERLNLDPRSVDGYNLGEHGNSQFTAWSTVRVLGRPLTELADKRGLDLEELDKEAKMGGWTVFQGKKYTNYGVATAAVKLVNAILSDSLTELPVSNFREEYGVYLSYPAVVGRDGVVEQAQLDLTEEELQKLQTSADFIKEKYQESLQAKD
- a CDS encoding MetQ/NlpA family ABC transporter substrate-binding protein — its product is MKRKKRRNIIIWSVVALIVVIAGYFSFIRPQQQAKRTVTVGIMAGSKQDDEIWNSVSKTAKDKYNVTLKFKRFTDYNQPNKALENGDVDLNAFQHKLFLQTWNKAHKTDLVSLGDTFITPIRLYSKQYKSVKEIPNGGTIAVPNDASNESRALFALKNAGLIDLKKGTKLATVSSISKNPRDLKIKELAADQTARSLDNVDAAVVNTNYAQAAGLNYKSAIFVEPVNKDSKQWVNIIAVKDSEKNNKIYKDVVRAYQTEKTKREIKKLYGTAEIPAWDLNFNK
- a CDS encoding methionine ABC transporter ATP-binding protein; amino-acid sequence: MANPIIDLDNISVTFKQRKQVVHAVKDVTLKVEKGDIYGIVGYSGAGKSTLVRTINLLQLPSAGSVTVNGTVFFKDHQQQISNKELQEKRRKIGMIFQHFNLLNETSVIENVLFALKHTDLDDDAKEKKALELLDLVGLKDKAEFYPVQLSGGEQQRVSIARALANDPEILISDEATSALDPQNTNQILDLLKRLNDKLDLTIVLITHEMDAVKRVANKIAVMEYGQIIERGTLQKVFLQPQQDLTRQFVGGSLAAVDTLKAFDLGHLDDDEELLQLVYDANNVTKSIIIGLYKKLQVEASMLYGNIEVLAGSPVGTLFVVIKGDADKRQQAIDFLKENDVTVTKIDDRRIWNE
- a CDS encoding methionine ABC transporter permease, whose product is MNNLIPNVIQLGWGGDNGWGTSIVQTIYMTFWPAIFGGILGLIFGVALVVTEPGGILENRIVFSIVDKVVSVFRAIPFIILLAFIAPFTQLIVGTQIGTTAALVPLSLGVFAFYARQVQVALESVDHGKIEAAQAIGATNWDIIIDVYLREARSELVRVSTVTLISLVSLTAMAGAIGAGGLGNTAISYGYDRFNNDVTLVATILVLLFVLIIQVVGDILAKKLNHQDR
- a CDS encoding ArgE/DapE family deacylase, with protein sequence MEVSEKVKVLQDLIKIHSVNGNEVEVARYLQKLLANHGIDSKVDEFGDRRANLIAEIGTGESKKILGLTGHQDTVAVPNPDRWQHDPFGGEISGDYIFGRGAADMKSGLAAQAIVLIELKEAGQLPSGTVRFIATAGEELGTPGAYRLQKQGVADDLDALVVGEPTGGNVIFAHSGSMNYRVTSYGKSCHSSHPQNGINAIEGLLKFIEEEKHLFDNTKDDQYLGKVQHSITVIDGGSQVNTIPDSASLQGNIRPTASFNNVKVADRLNDALEYINHTTPFQLELKIIQDFYPIATEPNNDFVQIALNAAQRNYPNDIKLDIINGATDASVFTLNRPDLPVVILGCDDWNVAHQTDEYTTISSYVATIKAYKQIIRDFFKE
- a CDS encoding RNA-guided endonuclease TnpB family protein, whose translation is MVLKAVKMRIYPNSAQRDQLWQTFGCVRFVWNQMLNMQIERRKNNPEAKFVNAFGMNNLLKQLKVEYPWLKQAESTALQSANRNLADAFQRFFKGQNKFPRFKSRKYSQSYNSKYVNGNIRILDRHHIKLPKLGVVYFRAGRLPLGKIKNVTVRLNVAGQYYITVLVESENQTLPKTGKYIGGDLGLKSLLNLSDGYKEPLNHFESKYSKKLHHWEKLRSRRYLIAQQAIAWDHHNKVLKPCQLDDFKNYQKARIMVAKYRQKIANQRLDQLQKFTTILVKKYDIIVLERLNTKGMMKNHHLARAIANASWSKLVDILQYKCEWYGKKLIQINPSYTSQICANCGESNHRLGLSKAEWLGIREWDCPNCGKHLDRDINAAQVILQKGLAIQ